From Vitis vinifera cultivar Pinot Noir 40024 chromosome 5, ASM3070453v1, the proteins below share one genomic window:
- the LOC100855070 gene encoding glycine-rich RNA-binding protein 4, mitochondrial isoform X4, translating to MQSLNRFRCLSPASPCFRWLVSRGSCRKLFIGGLSYDTNETILKDAFGQYGEIIEVKVICDHVSGKSKGYGFVQFTSDDDAHIALKEMDGQSLDGRNIRVTYAHKG from the exons atgcaGTCTCTGAATCGTTTTCGTTGTCTCTCCCCTGCGTCCCCTTGTTTCAGATGGCTGGTATCGCGTGGTTCTTGCAGAAAATTGTTCATTGGAG GTCTTTCTTATGATACCAATGAAACCATTCTAAAAGATGCTTTTGGACAGTACGGTGAAATAATTGAAG TTAAGGTTATATGTGATCATGTGAGTGGGAAATCAAAAGGCTATGGGTTTGTGCAGTTCACTTCTGACGATGACGCCCACATAGCTTTGAAAGAGATGGATGGTCAG TCACTGGATGGTAGAAATATTCGGGTGACTTATGCACACAAAGGGTGA
- the LOC100855070 gene encoding glycine-rich RNA-binding protein 4, mitochondrial isoform X3 encodes MQSLNRFRCLSPASPCFRWLVSRGSCRKLFIGGLSYDTNETILKDAFGQYGEIIEAVKVICDHVSGKSKGYGFVQFTSDDDAHIALKEMDGQSLDGRNIRVTYAHKG; translated from the exons atgcaGTCTCTGAATCGTTTTCGTTGTCTCTCCCCTGCGTCCCCTTGTTTCAGATGGCTGGTATCGCGTGGTTCTTGCAGAAAATTGTTCATTGGAG GTCTTTCTTATGATACCAATGAAACCATTCTAAAAGATGCTTTTGGACAGTACGGTGAAATAATTGAAG CAGTTAAGGTTATATGTGATCATGTGAGTGGGAAATCAAAAGGCTATGGGTTTGTGCAGTTCACTTCTGACGATGACGCCCACATAGCTTTGAAAGAGATGGATGGTCAG TCACTGGATGGTAGAAATATTCGGGTGACTTATGCACACAAAGGGTGA
- the LOC100855070 gene encoding glycine-rich RNA-binding protein 4, mitochondrial isoform X2, translating to MQSLNRFRCLSPASPCFRWLVSRGSCRKLFIGDAGLSYDTNETILKDAFGQYGEIIEVKVICDHVSGKSKGYGFVQFTSDDDAHIALKEMDGQSLDGRNIRVTYAHKG from the exons atgcaGTCTCTGAATCGTTTTCGTTGTCTCTCCCCTGCGTCCCCTTGTTTCAGATGGCTGGTATCGCGTGGTTCTTGCAGAAAATTGTTCATTGGAG ATGCAGGTCTTTCTTATGATACCAATGAAACCATTCTAAAAGATGCTTTTGGACAGTACGGTGAAATAATTGAAG TTAAGGTTATATGTGATCATGTGAGTGGGAAATCAAAAGGCTATGGGTTTGTGCAGTTCACTTCTGACGATGACGCCCACATAGCTTTGAAAGAGATGGATGGTCAG TCACTGGATGGTAGAAATATTCGGGTGACTTATGCACACAAAGGGTGA
- the LOC100855070 gene encoding glycine-rich RNA-binding protein 4, mitochondrial isoform X1, translating into MQSLNRFRCLSPASPCFRWLVSRGSCRKLFIGDAGLSYDTNETILKDAFGQYGEIIEAVKVICDHVSGKSKGYGFVQFTSDDDAHIALKEMDGQSLDGRNIRVTYAHKG; encoded by the exons atgcaGTCTCTGAATCGTTTTCGTTGTCTCTCCCCTGCGTCCCCTTGTTTCAGATGGCTGGTATCGCGTGGTTCTTGCAGAAAATTGTTCATTGGAG ATGCAGGTCTTTCTTATGATACCAATGAAACCATTCTAAAAGATGCTTTTGGACAGTACGGTGAAATAATTGAAG CAGTTAAGGTTATATGTGATCATGTGAGTGGGAAATCAAAAGGCTATGGGTTTGTGCAGTTCACTTCTGACGATGACGCCCACATAGCTTTGAAAGAGATGGATGGTCAG TCACTGGATGGTAGAAATATTCGGGTGACTTATGCACACAAAGGGTGA